In one Melopsittacus undulatus isolate bMelUnd1 chromosome 4, bMelUnd1.mat.Z, whole genome shotgun sequence genomic region, the following are encoded:
- the CCAR1 gene encoding cell division cycle and apoptosis regulator protein 1 isoform X7, whose translation MAQFGGQKNPPWATQFTATAVSQPAALGVQQPSLLGASPTIYTQQTALAAAGLTTQTPTNYQLTQTAALQQQAAAAAAALQQQYSQPQQTLYSVQQQLQQPQQTLLTQPAVALPTSLSLSTPQPAAQITVSYPAPRSSQQQTQPQKQRVFTGVVTKLHDTFGFVDEDVFFQLSAVKGKTPQVGDRVLVEATYNPNMPFKWNAQRIQTLPNQNQTQAQPLLKTPPAVLQPIAQQTAFSVQAQPQPQSLLQAQISAASITPLLQTQPQPLLQQPQQKGGLLQPPVRLVSQPQPARRLDPPSRFSGRNDRGGDPMPNRKDDRSRERERERRRSRERSPQRKRSRERSPRRERERSPRRPRRVVPRYTVQFSKFSLDCRSCDMMELRRRYQNLYIPSDFFDAQFTWVDAFPMSRPFQLGNYCNFYVMHREVDPIDKNAAVLDPPDADHLYSAKVMLMASPSMEDLYHKSCALAEDPQELRDGFQHPARLVKFLVGMKGKDEAMAIGGHWSPSLDGPDPEKDPSVLIKTAIRCCKALTGIDLSVCTQWYRFAEIRYHRPEETHKGRTVPAHVETVVLFFPDVWHCLPTRSEWETLSRGYKQQLVEKLQGERKEADGEQDEEEKDDGETKEISTPTHWSKLDPKTMKVNDLRKELESRTLSSKGLKSQLIARLTKQLKVEEQKEEQKELEKSEKEEEEEEDRKSEDDREEEERKRQEEMERQRRERRYILPDEPAIIVHPNWAAKSGKFDCSIMSLSVLLDYRLEDNKEHSFEVSLFAELFNEMLQRDFGVRIYKALISLPEREDKKDKKGKKDERKEKKEEKDDETDDPKPKRRKSGDDKKEDRDEKKREDKRKDDSKDEEETEDDNNQEEYDPMEAEDAEDDDEDRDEEEMNKREDRRDGNRHCKERSSKDKEKDKTQMVTVNRDLLMAFVYFDQSHCGYLLEKDMEEILYTLGLHLSRAQVKKLLSKVVLRESCFYRRLTDTSKDEENQEESEELQEDMLGNRLLLPSPTVKQESKAIEENVGLIVYNGAMVDVGSLLQKLEKSERVRAEIEQKLQLLEEKTDEDEKTILQLENSNRSLSTELKEVKKDLGHLQENLKISDDKNLQFEGQLNKTIKNLATVMDEIQSVLKKDIVKSEDKDQKSKENGASV comes from the exons ATGGCTCAGTTTGGAGGACAGAAGAATCCCCCTTGGGCTACTCAGTTTACAGCCACTGCAGTATCTCAGCCAG CTGCTCTTGGTGTACAGCAGCCATCGCTGCTTGGAGCCTCTCCTACAATATACACCCAGCAGACAGCATTGGCAGCAGCAGGCCTGACTACACAAACACCAACAAACTATCAGCTAACTCAGACAGCTGCTTTACAGCAgcaagctgcagctgcagcgGCTGCATTACAGCAg CAATATTCACAACCTCAGCAGACTCTCTATAGTGTACAGCAACAG ttgCAGCAACCTCAGCAGACCCTTTTAACTCAG CCAGCTGTTGCGCTGCCTACCAGTCTTAGTCTGTCTACTCCTCAACCAGCAGCCCAGATAACTGTTTCTTACCCAGCACCTCGGTCAAGCCAGCAGCAAACCCAGCCACAAAAGCAGCGTGTCTTCACCGGGGTTGTCACTAAACTACATGATACATTTGGTTTTGTGGATGAAGATGTCTTTTTTCAACTTAG TGCTGTTAAAGGAAAAACACCTCAGGTGGGCGACAGAGTTTTGGTAGAGGCTACTTACAATCCCAATATGCCATTTAAATGGAATGCACAAAGGATCCAGACACTTCCAAATCAG AACCAGACACAAGCTCAACCGTTACTGAAGACTCCACCAGCAGTTCTTCAGCCCATTGCACAGCAGACTGCGTTCAGTGTTCAGGCACAGCCGCAGCCACAGTCCTTGTTGCAGGCACAAATATCAGCAGCTTCAATCACACCTTTGCTTCAGACACAGCCTCAGCCATtactgcagcagccacagcagaaaG GTGGTTTGTTACAGCCGCCTGTTCGTCTAGTTTCACAGCCTCAACCAGCTCGAAGATTAGACCCACCATCCCGATTTTCTGGGAGGAATGACAGAGGAGGAGACCCTATGCCAAACCGAAAAGATGACAGGAG TCGCGAAAGAGAACGAGAGAGACGTAGGTCCCGGGAAAGGTCACCCCAGAGAAAACGCTCCAGAGAGAGGTCACCTAGACGAGAGAGGGAGAGGTCACCTCGAAGACCACGACGTGTTGTTCCTCGTTACACGGTTCAGTTTTCAAAGTTCTCATTGGACTG CCGTAGCTGCGATATGATGGAGCTGAGGAGGCGTTACCAGAACTTGTATATCCCAAGTGATTTCTTTGATGCTCAGTTTACATGGGTGGATGCTTTTCCTATGTCTAGACCATTTCAGCTGGGAAACTACTGTAATTTCTATGTAATGCATAGAGAAGTAGATCCTATAGATAAAAACGCCGCTGTCCTTGATCCACCTGATGCTGATCATCTGTACAGTGCAAAG GTGATGTTGATGGCTAGTCCTAGTATGGAAGATCTCTATCACAAGTCATGTGCTCTGGCTGAAGATCCTCAAGAACTTCGTGATGGATTTCAGCATCCCGCTAGACTTGTAAAG TTTTTAGTGGGTATGAAAGGCAAAGATGAAGCTATGGCAATTGGAGGACACTGGTCCCCATCACTGGATGGACCTGATCCAGAAAAGGACCCTTCCGTGCTGATAAAGACGGCTATTCGTTGTTGCAAGGCCCTTACAGGGATTGACTTAAGTGTGTGCACACAATG GTACCGTTTTGCAGAGATTCGCTACCATCGCCCTGAGGAGACCCACAAGGGGCGTACAGTTCCAGCTCATGTGGAgacagtggttttatttttcccgGATGTTTGGCATTGCCTTCCCACCCGCTCAGAGTGGGAAACCCTCTCCCGAGGATACAAGCAGCAGCTGGTCGAGAAGCTTCAGGGTGAACGCAAGGAGGCTGATGGAGAACAG gatgaagaggaaaaggatGATGGGGAAACTAAAGAGATCTCTACACCTACACACTGGTCTAAGTTGGATCCAAAAACAATGAAG GTAAATGACCTTCGCAAAGAATTAGAAAGTCGAACCCTTAGCTCTAAAGGACTGAAATCGCAGTTGATAGCTCGACTGACAAAGCAGCTGAAAGTAGAGGaacaaaaagaagagcaaaaggaGCTAGAGAAGtctgagaaagaagaggaagaggaggaagataGGAAATCTGAAGATGACAGAGAG gaagaggaaagaaaacgtCAAGAAGAAATGGAACGTCAGCGGCGGGAGAGACGATACATCTTACCTGATGAACCAGCAATCATTGTACATCCTAATTGGGCAGCAAAGAGTGGGAAGTTTGACTGTAGCATTATGTCTCTTAGTGTTCTTCTGGACTATAGATTAGAAGATAATAAAGAACATTCCTTTGAG gTATCACTGTTTGCAGAACTCTTCAATGAAATGCTTCAGAGAGATTTTGGTGTCAGAATTTACAAAGCACTGATTTCTCTCCCAGAGAGGGAagataaaaaagacaaaaaaggcaaaaaggatgagagaaaagaaaaaaaagaagaaaaagatgatgAAACAGATGATCCAAAACCTAAGAGGAGAAAATCTGGAGATGATAAAAAAGAAGATAGAGACGAAAAGAAG AGGGAAGATAAAAGGAAAGATGATTCTAAAGAcgaagaagaaactgaagatgACAATAATCAAGAAGAATATGATCCAATggaggcagaagatgctgaagatGACGATGAAG atCGGGATGAGGAGGAAATGAACAAACGAGAGGACAGAAGAGATGGCAATAGGCATTGCAAAGAGAGATCATCAAAAGATAAA GAGAAGGACAAGACGCAGATGGTAACTGTTAATAGAGATCTTCTGAtggcttttgtttattttgatcAAAGTCATTGTGGATATCTTCTGGAGAAGGACATGGAGGAGATACTGTACACTCTTGGACTACACCTGTCACGTGCTCAG GTTAAGAAGCTACTTAGTAAAGTAGTGCTTAGAGAATCTTGCTTTTATAGAAGACTAACAGACACTTCtaaagatgaagaaaaccaagaagAGTCTGAAGAACTACAAGAAGATATGTTAg GAAACAGATTACTGTTACCATCGCCTACTGTAAAGCAAGAATCAAAAGCCATAGAAGAAAATGTTGGCCTCATTGTGTACAACGGAGCTATGGTGGATGTTGGGAGCCTTTTacagaagctggagaagagtGAAAGAGTGCGGGCAGAAATAGAGCAAAAGCTTCAGTtactagaagaaaaaacag ACGAGGACGAAAAGACCATACTACAACTGGAGAATTCTAACAGAAGTCTGTCTACGGAGCtcaaagaagtgaaaaaggaCCTTGGTCATCTGCAAGAAAATTTGAAGATCTCGGATGATAAAAACTTGCAATTTGAGGGTCAGCTGAATAAGACAATCAAAAATTTAGCTACTGTTATGGATGAAATACAGAGTGTTCTTAAAAAG gatATTGTGAAGAGCGAAGATAAAGATCAGAAATCCAAAGAAAATGGAGCAAGCGTATGa
- the CCAR1 gene encoding cell division cycle and apoptosis regulator protein 1 isoform X4, protein MAQFGGQKNPPWATQFTATAVSQPAALGVQQPSLLGASPTIYTQQTALAAAGLTTQTPTNYQLTQTAALQQQAAAAAAALQQQYSQPQQTLYSVQQQPAVALPTSLSLSTPQPAAQITVSYPAPRSSQQQTQPQKQRVFTGVVTKLHDTFGFVDEDVFFQLSAVKGKTPQVGDRVLVEATYNPNMPFKWNAQRIQTLPNQNQTQAQPLLKTPPAVLQPIAQQTAFSVQAQPQPQSLLQAQISAASITPLLQTQPQPLLQQPQQKGGLLQPPVRLVSQPQPARRLDPPSRFSGRNDRGGDPMPNRKDDRSRERERERRRSRERSPQRKRSRERSPRRERERSPRRPRRVVPRYTVQFSKFSLDCRSCDMMELRRRYQNLYIPSDFFDAQFTWVDAFPMSRPFQLGNYCNFYVMHREVDPIDKNAAVLDPPDADHLYSAKVMLMASPSMEDLYHKSCALAEDPQELRDGFQHPARLVKFLVGMKGKDEAMAIGGHWSPSLDGPDPEKDPSVLIKTAIRCCKALTGIDLSVCTQWYRFAEIRYHRPEETHKGRTVPAHVETVVLFFPDVWHCLPTRSEWETLSRGYKQQLVEKLQGERKEADGEQDEEEKDDGETKEISTPTHWSKLDPKTMKVNDLRKELESRTLSSKGLKSQLIARLTKQLKVEEQKEEQKELEKSEKEEEEEEDRKSEDDREEEERKRQEEMERQRRERRYILPDEPAIIVHPNWAAKSGKFDCSIMSLSVLLDYRLEDNKEHSFEVSLFAELFNEMLQRDFGVRIYKALISLPEREDKKDKKGKKDERKEKKEEKDDETDDPKPKRRKSGDDKKEDRDEKKELLLQREDKRKDDSKDEEETEDDNNQEEYDPMEAEDAEDDDEECRPLATPIEVSRRYRDEEEMNKREDRRDGNRHCKERSSKDKEKDKTQMVTVNRDLLMAFVYFDQSHCGYLLEKDMEEILYTLGLHLSRAQVKKLLSKVVLRESCFYRRLTDTSKDEENQEESEELQEDMLGNRLLLPSPTVKQESKAIEENVGLIVYNGAMVDVGSLLQKLEKSERVRAEIEQKLQLLEEKTDEDEKTILQLENSNRSLSTELKEVKKDLGHLQENLKISDDKNLQFEGQLNKTIKNLATVMDEIQSVLKKDIVKSEDKDQKSKENGASV, encoded by the exons ATGGCTCAGTTTGGAGGACAGAAGAATCCCCCTTGGGCTACTCAGTTTACAGCCACTGCAGTATCTCAGCCAG CTGCTCTTGGTGTACAGCAGCCATCGCTGCTTGGAGCCTCTCCTACAATATACACCCAGCAGACAGCATTGGCAGCAGCAGGCCTGACTACACAAACACCAACAAACTATCAGCTAACTCAGACAGCTGCTTTACAGCAgcaagctgcagctgcagcgGCTGCATTACAGCAg CAATATTCACAACCTCAGCAGACTCTCTATAGTGTACAGCAACAG CCAGCTGTTGCGCTGCCTACCAGTCTTAGTCTGTCTACTCCTCAACCAGCAGCCCAGATAACTGTTTCTTACCCAGCACCTCGGTCAAGCCAGCAGCAAACCCAGCCACAAAAGCAGCGTGTCTTCACCGGGGTTGTCACTAAACTACATGATACATTTGGTTTTGTGGATGAAGATGTCTTTTTTCAACTTAG TGCTGTTAAAGGAAAAACACCTCAGGTGGGCGACAGAGTTTTGGTAGAGGCTACTTACAATCCCAATATGCCATTTAAATGGAATGCACAAAGGATCCAGACACTTCCAAATCAG AACCAGACACAAGCTCAACCGTTACTGAAGACTCCACCAGCAGTTCTTCAGCCCATTGCACAGCAGACTGCGTTCAGTGTTCAGGCACAGCCGCAGCCACAGTCCTTGTTGCAGGCACAAATATCAGCAGCTTCAATCACACCTTTGCTTCAGACACAGCCTCAGCCATtactgcagcagccacagcagaaaG GTGGTTTGTTACAGCCGCCTGTTCGTCTAGTTTCACAGCCTCAACCAGCTCGAAGATTAGACCCACCATCCCGATTTTCTGGGAGGAATGACAGAGGAGGAGACCCTATGCCAAACCGAAAAGATGACAGGAG TCGCGAAAGAGAACGAGAGAGACGTAGGTCCCGGGAAAGGTCACCCCAGAGAAAACGCTCCAGAGAGAGGTCACCTAGACGAGAGAGGGAGAGGTCACCTCGAAGACCACGACGTGTTGTTCCTCGTTACACGGTTCAGTTTTCAAAGTTCTCATTGGACTG CCGTAGCTGCGATATGATGGAGCTGAGGAGGCGTTACCAGAACTTGTATATCCCAAGTGATTTCTTTGATGCTCAGTTTACATGGGTGGATGCTTTTCCTATGTCTAGACCATTTCAGCTGGGAAACTACTGTAATTTCTATGTAATGCATAGAGAAGTAGATCCTATAGATAAAAACGCCGCTGTCCTTGATCCACCTGATGCTGATCATCTGTACAGTGCAAAG GTGATGTTGATGGCTAGTCCTAGTATGGAAGATCTCTATCACAAGTCATGTGCTCTGGCTGAAGATCCTCAAGAACTTCGTGATGGATTTCAGCATCCCGCTAGACTTGTAAAG TTTTTAGTGGGTATGAAAGGCAAAGATGAAGCTATGGCAATTGGAGGACACTGGTCCCCATCACTGGATGGACCTGATCCAGAAAAGGACCCTTCCGTGCTGATAAAGACGGCTATTCGTTGTTGCAAGGCCCTTACAGGGATTGACTTAAGTGTGTGCACACAATG GTACCGTTTTGCAGAGATTCGCTACCATCGCCCTGAGGAGACCCACAAGGGGCGTACAGTTCCAGCTCATGTGGAgacagtggttttatttttcccgGATGTTTGGCATTGCCTTCCCACCCGCTCAGAGTGGGAAACCCTCTCCCGAGGATACAAGCAGCAGCTGGTCGAGAAGCTTCAGGGTGAACGCAAGGAGGCTGATGGAGAACAG gatgaagaggaaaaggatGATGGGGAAACTAAAGAGATCTCTACACCTACACACTGGTCTAAGTTGGATCCAAAAACAATGAAG GTAAATGACCTTCGCAAAGAATTAGAAAGTCGAACCCTTAGCTCTAAAGGACTGAAATCGCAGTTGATAGCTCGACTGACAAAGCAGCTGAAAGTAGAGGaacaaaaagaagagcaaaaggaGCTAGAGAAGtctgagaaagaagaggaagaggaggaagataGGAAATCTGAAGATGACAGAGAG gaagaggaaagaaaacgtCAAGAAGAAATGGAACGTCAGCGGCGGGAGAGACGATACATCTTACCTGATGAACCAGCAATCATTGTACATCCTAATTGGGCAGCAAAGAGTGGGAAGTTTGACTGTAGCATTATGTCTCTTAGTGTTCTTCTGGACTATAGATTAGAAGATAATAAAGAACATTCCTTTGAG gTATCACTGTTTGCAGAACTCTTCAATGAAATGCTTCAGAGAGATTTTGGTGTCAGAATTTACAAAGCACTGATTTCTCTCCCAGAGAGGGAagataaaaaagacaaaaaaggcaaaaaggatgagagaaaagaaaaaaaagaagaaaaagatgatgAAACAGATGATCCAAAACCTAAGAGGAGAAAATCTGGAGATGATAAAAAAGAAGATAGAGACGAAAAGAAG GAACTTCTGTTACAGAGGGAAGATAAAAGGAAAGATGATTCTAAAGAcgaagaagaaactgaagatgACAATAATCAAGAAGAATATGATCCAATggaggcagaagatgctgaagatGACGATGAAG aatgcaGACCACTCGCAACTCCCATTGAAGTCAGTAGGAGAT atCGGGATGAGGAGGAAATGAACAAACGAGAGGACAGAAGAGATGGCAATAGGCATTGCAAAGAGAGATCATCAAAAGATAAA GAGAAGGACAAGACGCAGATGGTAACTGTTAATAGAGATCTTCTGAtggcttttgtttattttgatcAAAGTCATTGTGGATATCTTCTGGAGAAGGACATGGAGGAGATACTGTACACTCTTGGACTACACCTGTCACGTGCTCAG GTTAAGAAGCTACTTAGTAAAGTAGTGCTTAGAGAATCTTGCTTTTATAGAAGACTAACAGACACTTCtaaagatgaagaaaaccaagaagAGTCTGAAGAACTACAAGAAGATATGTTAg GAAACAGATTACTGTTACCATCGCCTACTGTAAAGCAAGAATCAAAAGCCATAGAAGAAAATGTTGGCCTCATTGTGTACAACGGAGCTATGGTGGATGTTGGGAGCCTTTTacagaagctggagaagagtGAAAGAGTGCGGGCAGAAATAGAGCAAAAGCTTCAGTtactagaagaaaaaacag ACGAGGACGAAAAGACCATACTACAACTGGAGAATTCTAACAGAAGTCTGTCTACGGAGCtcaaagaagtgaaaaaggaCCTTGGTCATCTGCAAGAAAATTTGAAGATCTCGGATGATAAAAACTTGCAATTTGAGGGTCAGCTGAATAAGACAATCAAAAATTTAGCTACTGTTATGGATGAAATACAGAGTGTTCTTAAAAAG gatATTGTGAAGAGCGAAGATAAAGATCAGAAATCCAAAGAAAATGGAGCAAGCGTATGa
- the CCAR1 gene encoding cell division cycle and apoptosis regulator protein 1 isoform X3 gives MAQFGGQKNPPWATQFTATAVSQPAALGVQQPSLLGASPTIYTQQTALAAAGLTTQTPTNYQLTQTAALQQQAAAAAAALQQQYSQPQQTLYSVQQQLQQPQQTLLTQPAVALPTSLSLSTPQPAAQITVSYPAPRSSQQQTQPQKQRVFTGVVTKLHDTFGFVDEDVFFQLSAVKGKTPQVGDRVLVEATYNPNMPFKWNAQRIQTLPNQNQTQAQPLLKTPPAVLQPIAQQTAFSVQAQPQPQSLLQAQISAASITPLLQTQPQPLLQQPQQKGGLLQPPVRLVSQPQPARRLDPPSRFSGRNDRGGDPMPNRKDDRSRERERERRRSRERSPQRKRSRERSPRRERERSPRRPRRVVPRYTVQFSKFSLDCRSCDMMELRRRYQNLYIPSDFFDAQFTWVDAFPMSRPFQLGNYCNFYVMHREVDPIDKNAAVLDPPDADHLYSAKVMLMASPSMEDLYHKSCALAEDPQELRDGFQHPARLVKFLVGMKGKDEAMAIGGHWSPSLDGPDPEKDPSVLIKTAIRCCKALTGIDLSVCTQWYRFAEIRYHRPEETHKGRTVPAHVETVVLFFPDVWHCLPTRSEWETLSRGYKQQLVEKLQGERKEADGEQDEEEKDDGETKEISTPTHWSKLDPKTMKVNDLRKELESRTLSSKGLKSQLIARLTKQLKVEEQKEEQKELEKSEKEEEEEEDRKSEDDREEEERKRQEEMERQRRERRYILPDEPAIIVHPNWAAKSGKFDCSIMSLSVLLDYRLEDNKEHSFEVSLFAELFNEMLQRDFGVRIYKALISLPEREDKKDKKGKKDERKEKKEEKDDETDDPKPKRRKSGDDKKEDRDEKKREDKRKDDSKDEEETEDDNNQEEYDPMEAEDAEDDDEECRPLATPIEVSRRYRDEEEMNKREDRRDGNRHCKERSSKDKEKDKTQMVTVNRDLLMAFVYFDQSHCGYLLEKDMEEILYTLGLHLSRAQVKKLLSKVVLRESCFYRRLTDTSKDEENQEESEELQEDMLGNRLLLPSPTVKQESKAIEENVGLIVYNGAMVDVGSLLQKLEKSERVRAEIEQKLQLLEEKTDEDEKTILQLENSNRSLSTELKEVKKDLGHLQENLKISDDKNLQFEGQLNKTIKNLATVMDEIQSVLKKDIVKSEDKDQKSKENGASV, from the exons ATGGCTCAGTTTGGAGGACAGAAGAATCCCCCTTGGGCTACTCAGTTTACAGCCACTGCAGTATCTCAGCCAG CTGCTCTTGGTGTACAGCAGCCATCGCTGCTTGGAGCCTCTCCTACAATATACACCCAGCAGACAGCATTGGCAGCAGCAGGCCTGACTACACAAACACCAACAAACTATCAGCTAACTCAGACAGCTGCTTTACAGCAgcaagctgcagctgcagcgGCTGCATTACAGCAg CAATATTCACAACCTCAGCAGACTCTCTATAGTGTACAGCAACAG ttgCAGCAACCTCAGCAGACCCTTTTAACTCAG CCAGCTGTTGCGCTGCCTACCAGTCTTAGTCTGTCTACTCCTCAACCAGCAGCCCAGATAACTGTTTCTTACCCAGCACCTCGGTCAAGCCAGCAGCAAACCCAGCCACAAAAGCAGCGTGTCTTCACCGGGGTTGTCACTAAACTACATGATACATTTGGTTTTGTGGATGAAGATGTCTTTTTTCAACTTAG TGCTGTTAAAGGAAAAACACCTCAGGTGGGCGACAGAGTTTTGGTAGAGGCTACTTACAATCCCAATATGCCATTTAAATGGAATGCACAAAGGATCCAGACACTTCCAAATCAG AACCAGACACAAGCTCAACCGTTACTGAAGACTCCACCAGCAGTTCTTCAGCCCATTGCACAGCAGACTGCGTTCAGTGTTCAGGCACAGCCGCAGCCACAGTCCTTGTTGCAGGCACAAATATCAGCAGCTTCAATCACACCTTTGCTTCAGACACAGCCTCAGCCATtactgcagcagccacagcagaaaG GTGGTTTGTTACAGCCGCCTGTTCGTCTAGTTTCACAGCCTCAACCAGCTCGAAGATTAGACCCACCATCCCGATTTTCTGGGAGGAATGACAGAGGAGGAGACCCTATGCCAAACCGAAAAGATGACAGGAG TCGCGAAAGAGAACGAGAGAGACGTAGGTCCCGGGAAAGGTCACCCCAGAGAAAACGCTCCAGAGAGAGGTCACCTAGACGAGAGAGGGAGAGGTCACCTCGAAGACCACGACGTGTTGTTCCTCGTTACACGGTTCAGTTTTCAAAGTTCTCATTGGACTG CCGTAGCTGCGATATGATGGAGCTGAGGAGGCGTTACCAGAACTTGTATATCCCAAGTGATTTCTTTGATGCTCAGTTTACATGGGTGGATGCTTTTCCTATGTCTAGACCATTTCAGCTGGGAAACTACTGTAATTTCTATGTAATGCATAGAGAAGTAGATCCTATAGATAAAAACGCCGCTGTCCTTGATCCACCTGATGCTGATCATCTGTACAGTGCAAAG GTGATGTTGATGGCTAGTCCTAGTATGGAAGATCTCTATCACAAGTCATGTGCTCTGGCTGAAGATCCTCAAGAACTTCGTGATGGATTTCAGCATCCCGCTAGACTTGTAAAG TTTTTAGTGGGTATGAAAGGCAAAGATGAAGCTATGGCAATTGGAGGACACTGGTCCCCATCACTGGATGGACCTGATCCAGAAAAGGACCCTTCCGTGCTGATAAAGACGGCTATTCGTTGTTGCAAGGCCCTTACAGGGATTGACTTAAGTGTGTGCACACAATG GTACCGTTTTGCAGAGATTCGCTACCATCGCCCTGAGGAGACCCACAAGGGGCGTACAGTTCCAGCTCATGTGGAgacagtggttttatttttcccgGATGTTTGGCATTGCCTTCCCACCCGCTCAGAGTGGGAAACCCTCTCCCGAGGATACAAGCAGCAGCTGGTCGAGAAGCTTCAGGGTGAACGCAAGGAGGCTGATGGAGAACAG gatgaagaggaaaaggatGATGGGGAAACTAAAGAGATCTCTACACCTACACACTGGTCTAAGTTGGATCCAAAAACAATGAAG GTAAATGACCTTCGCAAAGAATTAGAAAGTCGAACCCTTAGCTCTAAAGGACTGAAATCGCAGTTGATAGCTCGACTGACAAAGCAGCTGAAAGTAGAGGaacaaaaagaagagcaaaaggaGCTAGAGAAGtctgagaaagaagaggaagaggaggaagataGGAAATCTGAAGATGACAGAGAG gaagaggaaagaaaacgtCAAGAAGAAATGGAACGTCAGCGGCGGGAGAGACGATACATCTTACCTGATGAACCAGCAATCATTGTACATCCTAATTGGGCAGCAAAGAGTGGGAAGTTTGACTGTAGCATTATGTCTCTTAGTGTTCTTCTGGACTATAGATTAGAAGATAATAAAGAACATTCCTTTGAG gTATCACTGTTTGCAGAACTCTTCAATGAAATGCTTCAGAGAGATTTTGGTGTCAGAATTTACAAAGCACTGATTTCTCTCCCAGAGAGGGAagataaaaaagacaaaaaaggcaaaaaggatgagagaaaagaaaaaaaagaagaaaaagatgatgAAACAGATGATCCAAAACCTAAGAGGAGAAAATCTGGAGATGATAAAAAAGAAGATAGAGACGAAAAGAAG AGGGAAGATAAAAGGAAAGATGATTCTAAAGAcgaagaagaaactgaagatgACAATAATCAAGAAGAATATGATCCAATggaggcagaagatgctgaagatGACGATGAAG aatgcaGACCACTCGCAACTCCCATTGAAGTCAGTAGGAGAT atCGGGATGAGGAGGAAATGAACAAACGAGAGGACAGAAGAGATGGCAATAGGCATTGCAAAGAGAGATCATCAAAAGATAAA GAGAAGGACAAGACGCAGATGGTAACTGTTAATAGAGATCTTCTGAtggcttttgtttattttgatcAAAGTCATTGTGGATATCTTCTGGAGAAGGACATGGAGGAGATACTGTACACTCTTGGACTACACCTGTCACGTGCTCAG GTTAAGAAGCTACTTAGTAAAGTAGTGCTTAGAGAATCTTGCTTTTATAGAAGACTAACAGACACTTCtaaagatgaagaaaaccaagaagAGTCTGAAGAACTACAAGAAGATATGTTAg GAAACAGATTACTGTTACCATCGCCTACTGTAAAGCAAGAATCAAAAGCCATAGAAGAAAATGTTGGCCTCATTGTGTACAACGGAGCTATGGTGGATGTTGGGAGCCTTTTacagaagctggagaagagtGAAAGAGTGCGGGCAGAAATAGAGCAAAAGCTTCAGTtactagaagaaaaaacag ACGAGGACGAAAAGACCATACTACAACTGGAGAATTCTAACAGAAGTCTGTCTACGGAGCtcaaagaagtgaaaaaggaCCTTGGTCATCTGCAAGAAAATTTGAAGATCTCGGATGATAAAAACTTGCAATTTGAGGGTCAGCTGAATAAGACAATCAAAAATTTAGCTACTGTTATGGATGAAATACAGAGTGTTCTTAAAAAG gatATTGTGAAGAGCGAAGATAAAGATCAGAAATCCAAAGAAAATGGAGCAAGCGTATGa